A window of Enoplosus armatus isolate fEnoArm2 chromosome 3, fEnoArm2.hap1, whole genome shotgun sequence contains these coding sequences:
- the c3h3orf18 gene encoding uncharacterized protein C3orf18 homolog, with amino-acid sequence MAVTATTSFLSTTATTTTAIPFLSTGSSARDNITSRTTLMTVTITTNETSFNATTFPEAVIEGSGMGMVLLPFGIITVIGLAVAIMLYIRKRKRLEKLRHQLMPMYNFDPAEEQDDLLEQELLDHGREGSLTGPNAKTLTTSQGTTQRPSRLVFTDVAKALNT; translated from the exons ATGGCTGTAACTGCAACTACAAGTTTTCTCTCCACAACTGCCACAACCACCACCGCAATCCCCTTCCTCTCGACGGGCTCGAGCGCCAGAGACAATATCACCTCCAGAACCACATTAATGACTGTTACTATAACGACAAACGAGACCAGCTTCAATGCCACCACGTTTCCGGAGGCGGTGATTGAGGGCTCTGGGATGGGAATGGTGCTCCTACCCTTTGGCATCATCACTGTCATTGGCTTAGCAGTGGCAATT ATGCTGTATATTCGGAAACGGAAGCG GTTGGAGAAGCTGAGGCACCAGCTCATGCCCATGTACAACTTTGACCCGGCTGAAGAACAAGATGACCTGCTGGAACAGGAACTACTGGACCACGGCCGGGAAGGCAGCCTCACAGGCCCCAATGCCAAG ACTCTCACAACCTCCCAGGGGACCACGCAGAGGCCCAGTCGTCTGGTCTTTACAGATGTAGCCAAAGCTCTCAACACTTAA